From the Hevea brasiliensis isolate MT/VB/25A 57/8 chromosome 15, ASM3005281v1, whole genome shotgun sequence genome, one window contains:
- the LOC110655238 gene encoding MLO-like protein 11 isoform X2, producing the protein MSRIGNMVENTKEVRSLALTPTWSVATVLTIFVVVSLIVERSIHRLSNWLRKTNRKPLLAAVEKMKEELMLLGFISLLLTATSSTIANFCIPSKFYSSNFAPCSRTEIDEEPEENTYQGRKLLLLSAFPLSVRRMLNRLDHNTCKEGHEPFVSYEGLEQLHRFIFVMAVTHISYSCLTMLLAIVKIHSWRIWEEEAHMDRHDMLSDIMREQTLRRQTNFVRYHASNPLAKNSFLIRLTCFFRQFGHSVVRTDYLTLRKGFIMNHNLSMKYDFHSYMIRSMEEEFQRIVGVSGPLWGFVVAFMLFNVKVPGQLVLLVGTKLQHVIATLSLESAGITGYFAGTKLKPRDDLFWFKKPELLLTLIHFILFQNAFELASFFWFWWQFGYNSCFIRNHLLVYIRLILGFAGQFLCSYSTLPLYALVTQMGTNYKAALIPQRIRETIHGWGKAARRKRRHGIFTDDSTIHTDTSTVLSLEEDDHLYLNVRDTAASTHTEVELQPVSTISNRTVPVANETSSRVGTPLLRPSASISSPKTTNLFVDSVPRSSSMPARRE; encoded by the exons ATGAGTAGGATTGGTAATATGGTAGAGAATACCAAAGAAGTGCGTTcattggccttaactccaacatgGTCAGTTGCAACTGTGTTGACAATCTTTGTGGTCGTTTCTTTGATTGTGGAGCGCTCAATTCACCGGCTAAGCAAC TGGCTGCGGAAAACAAATCGGAAACCTTTGCTTGCAGCtgtagagaaaatgaaagaag AGTTGATGCTGCTTGGATTCATTTCACTCCTTCTAACAGCTACATCAAGCACAATAGCCAATTTTTGCATTCCATCAAAGTTCTATAGCAGTAATTTTGCTCCTTGCTCTAGGACTGAGATTGATGAAGAACCGGAAGAAAACACTTACCAGGGACGTAAATTACTGTTGCTTTCTGCTTTTCCTCTCTCAGTCCGGAGAATGCTGAATAGGTTGGATCATAATACCTGCAAAGAG GGACATGAGCCATTTGTATCATATGAAGGTCTTGAACAGTTGCATCGCTTCATCTTTGTCATGGCAGTCACACATATATCTTACAGTTGCTTAACAATGTTGCTGGCTATTGTGAAG ATTCATAGTTGGAGGATATGGGAAGAAGAGGCTCATATGGATCGCCATGATATGTTATCAG ACATCATGAGAGAGCAGACTTTGCGAAGGCAGACAAACTTTGTCAGATATCATGCATCAAATCCTTTGGCCAAGAATAGTTTTCTTATACGGTTG ACTTGTTTCTTCCGGCAATTTGGACATTCAGTGGTTCGCACGGATTACCTCACTCTTCGCAAGGGCTTTATCATG AATCACAATCTTTCCATGAAATATGATTTTCACAGCTACATGATTCGCTCTATGGAAGAAGAATTCCAAAGGATAGTTGGTGTGAG TGGTCCATTGTGGGGATTTGTTGTTGCTTTCATGCTATTTAATGTAAAAG TTCCTGGACAGCTTGTCCTTTTGGTGGGTACAAAACTACAGCATGTTATTGCAACTTTGTCATTGGAGAGTGCTGGCATAACTGGATACTTTGCCGGAACAAAGCTAAAGCCTCGAGATGACCTTTTTTGGTTCAAGAAGCCAGAACTGTTACTGACCTTGATCCATTTTATTCTGTTCCAG AACGCATTTGAGTTGGCTTCATTCTTTTGGTTCTGG TGGCAATTTGGTTACAATTCCTGCTTTATTAGGAATCACTTGCTGGTGTACATACGACTTATTTTGGG TTTTGCTGGACAATTTCTCTGCAGCTACAGCACCTTGCCTCTTTATGCGTTGGTTACTCAG ATGGGAACAAATTATAAGGCAGCACTAATCCCACAAAGGATAAGGGAGACAATCCATGGATGGGGAAAGGCAGCTAGAAGGAAGAGAAGACATGGAATTTTCACTGATGATTCTACTATACACACAGACACAAGTACAGTATTATCACTCGAGGAAGATGATCACCTATATCTTAATGTTCGTGATACTGCTGCTAGTACACATACTGAAGTTGAGTTACAGCCAGTTTCTACTATTTCAAAT
- the LOC110655238 gene encoding MLO-like protein 11 isoform X3, translating into MSRIGNMVENTKEVRSLALTPTWSVATVLTIFVVVSLIVERSIHRLSNWLRKTNRKPLLAAVEKMKEELMLLGFISLLLTATSSTIANFCIPSKFYSSNFAPCSRTEIDEEPEENTYQGRKLLLLSAFPLSVRRMLNRLDHNTCKEGHEPFVSYEGLEQLHRFIFVMAVTHISYSCLTMLLAIVKIHSWRIWEEEAHMDRHDMLSDIMREQTLRRQTNFVRYHASNPLAKNSFLIRLTCFFRQFGHSVVRTDYLTLRKGFIMNHNLSMKYDFHSYMIRSMEEEFQRIVGVSGPLWGFVVAFMLFNVKGSNLYFWMAIIPITLVLLVGTKLQHVIATLSLESAGITGYFAGTKLKPRDDLFWFKKPELLLTLIHFILFQWQFGYNSCFIRNHLLVYIRLILGFAGQFLCSYSTLPLYALVTQMGTNYKAALIPQRIRETIHGWGKAARRKRRHGIFTDDSTIHTDTSTVLSLEEDDHLYLNVRDTAASTHTEVELQPVSTISNRTVPVANETSSRVGTPLLRPSASISSPKTTNLFVDSVPRSSSMPARRE; encoded by the exons ATGAGTAGGATTGGTAATATGGTAGAGAATACCAAAGAAGTGCGTTcattggccttaactccaacatgGTCAGTTGCAACTGTGTTGACAATCTTTGTGGTCGTTTCTTTGATTGTGGAGCGCTCAATTCACCGGCTAAGCAAC TGGCTGCGGAAAACAAATCGGAAACCTTTGCTTGCAGCtgtagagaaaatgaaagaag AGTTGATGCTGCTTGGATTCATTTCACTCCTTCTAACAGCTACATCAAGCACAATAGCCAATTTTTGCATTCCATCAAAGTTCTATAGCAGTAATTTTGCTCCTTGCTCTAGGACTGAGATTGATGAAGAACCGGAAGAAAACACTTACCAGGGACGTAAATTACTGTTGCTTTCTGCTTTTCCTCTCTCAGTCCGGAGAATGCTGAATAGGTTGGATCATAATACCTGCAAAGAG GGACATGAGCCATTTGTATCATATGAAGGTCTTGAACAGTTGCATCGCTTCATCTTTGTCATGGCAGTCACACATATATCTTACAGTTGCTTAACAATGTTGCTGGCTATTGTGAAG ATTCATAGTTGGAGGATATGGGAAGAAGAGGCTCATATGGATCGCCATGATATGTTATCAG ACATCATGAGAGAGCAGACTTTGCGAAGGCAGACAAACTTTGTCAGATATCATGCATCAAATCCTTTGGCCAAGAATAGTTTTCTTATACGGTTG ACTTGTTTCTTCCGGCAATTTGGACATTCAGTGGTTCGCACGGATTACCTCACTCTTCGCAAGGGCTTTATCATG AATCACAATCTTTCCATGAAATATGATTTTCACAGCTACATGATTCGCTCTATGGAAGAAGAATTCCAAAGGATAGTTGGTGTGAG TGGTCCATTGTGGGGATTTGTTGTTGCTTTCATGCTATTTAATGTAAAAG GGTCTAATCTCTATTTCTGGATGGCCATCATTCCTATCACC CTTGTCCTTTTGGTGGGTACAAAACTACAGCATGTTATTGCAACTTTGTCATTGGAGAGTGCTGGCATAACTGGATACTTTGCCGGAACAAAGCTAAAGCCTCGAGATGACCTTTTTTGGTTCAAGAAGCCAGAACTGTTACTGACCTTGATCCATTTTATTCTGTTCCAG TGGCAATTTGGTTACAATTCCTGCTTTATTAGGAATCACTTGCTGGTGTACATACGACTTATTTTGGG TTTTGCTGGACAATTTCTCTGCAGCTACAGCACCTTGCCTCTTTATGCGTTGGTTACTCAG ATGGGAACAAATTATAAGGCAGCACTAATCCCACAAAGGATAAGGGAGACAATCCATGGATGGGGAAAGGCAGCTAGAAGGAAGAGAAGACATGGAATTTTCACTGATGATTCTACTATACACACAGACACAAGTACAGTATTATCACTCGAGGAAGATGATCACCTATATCTTAATGTTCGTGATACTGCTGCTAGTACACATACTGAAGTTGAGTTACAGCCAGTTTCTACTATTTCAAAT
- the LOC110655238 gene encoding MLO-like protein 11 isoform X1: MSRIGNMVENTKEVRSLALTPTWSVATVLTIFVVVSLIVERSIHRLSNWLRKTNRKPLLAAVEKMKEELMLLGFISLLLTATSSTIANFCIPSKFYSSNFAPCSRTEIDEEPEENTYQGRKLLLLSAFPLSVRRMLNRLDHNTCKEGHEPFVSYEGLEQLHRFIFVMAVTHISYSCLTMLLAIVKIHSWRIWEEEAHMDRHDMLSDIMREQTLRRQTNFVRYHASNPLAKNSFLIRLTCFFRQFGHSVVRTDYLTLRKGFIMNHNLSMKYDFHSYMIRSMEEEFQRIVGVSGPLWGFVVAFMLFNVKGSNLYFWMAIIPITLVLLVGTKLQHVIATLSLESAGITGYFAGTKLKPRDDLFWFKKPELLLTLIHFILFQNAFELASFFWFWWQFGYNSCFIRNHLLVYIRLILGFAGQFLCSYSTLPLYALVTQMGTNYKAALIPQRIRETIHGWGKAARRKRRHGIFTDDSTIHTDTSTVLSLEEDDHLYLNVRDTAASTHTEVELQPVSTISNRTVPVANETSSRVGTPLLRPSASISSPKTTNLFVDSVPRSSSMPARRE; this comes from the exons ATGAGTAGGATTGGTAATATGGTAGAGAATACCAAAGAAGTGCGTTcattggccttaactccaacatgGTCAGTTGCAACTGTGTTGACAATCTTTGTGGTCGTTTCTTTGATTGTGGAGCGCTCAATTCACCGGCTAAGCAAC TGGCTGCGGAAAACAAATCGGAAACCTTTGCTTGCAGCtgtagagaaaatgaaagaag AGTTGATGCTGCTTGGATTCATTTCACTCCTTCTAACAGCTACATCAAGCACAATAGCCAATTTTTGCATTCCATCAAAGTTCTATAGCAGTAATTTTGCTCCTTGCTCTAGGACTGAGATTGATGAAGAACCGGAAGAAAACACTTACCAGGGACGTAAATTACTGTTGCTTTCTGCTTTTCCTCTCTCAGTCCGGAGAATGCTGAATAGGTTGGATCATAATACCTGCAAAGAG GGACATGAGCCATTTGTATCATATGAAGGTCTTGAACAGTTGCATCGCTTCATCTTTGTCATGGCAGTCACACATATATCTTACAGTTGCTTAACAATGTTGCTGGCTATTGTGAAG ATTCATAGTTGGAGGATATGGGAAGAAGAGGCTCATATGGATCGCCATGATATGTTATCAG ACATCATGAGAGAGCAGACTTTGCGAAGGCAGACAAACTTTGTCAGATATCATGCATCAAATCCTTTGGCCAAGAATAGTTTTCTTATACGGTTG ACTTGTTTCTTCCGGCAATTTGGACATTCAGTGGTTCGCACGGATTACCTCACTCTTCGCAAGGGCTTTATCATG AATCACAATCTTTCCATGAAATATGATTTTCACAGCTACATGATTCGCTCTATGGAAGAAGAATTCCAAAGGATAGTTGGTGTGAG TGGTCCATTGTGGGGATTTGTTGTTGCTTTCATGCTATTTAATGTAAAAG GGTCTAATCTCTATTTCTGGATGGCCATCATTCCTATCACC CTTGTCCTTTTGGTGGGTACAAAACTACAGCATGTTATTGCAACTTTGTCATTGGAGAGTGCTGGCATAACTGGATACTTTGCCGGAACAAAGCTAAAGCCTCGAGATGACCTTTTTTGGTTCAAGAAGCCAGAACTGTTACTGACCTTGATCCATTTTATTCTGTTCCAG AACGCATTTGAGTTGGCTTCATTCTTTTGGTTCTGG TGGCAATTTGGTTACAATTCCTGCTTTATTAGGAATCACTTGCTGGTGTACATACGACTTATTTTGGG TTTTGCTGGACAATTTCTCTGCAGCTACAGCACCTTGCCTCTTTATGCGTTGGTTACTCAG ATGGGAACAAATTATAAGGCAGCACTAATCCCACAAAGGATAAGGGAGACAATCCATGGATGGGGAAAGGCAGCTAGAAGGAAGAGAAGACATGGAATTTTCACTGATGATTCTACTATACACACAGACACAAGTACAGTATTATCACTCGAGGAAGATGATCACCTATATCTTAATGTTCGTGATACTGCTGCTAGTACACATACTGAAGTTGAGTTACAGCCAGTTTCTACTATTTCAAAT
- the LOC110655238 gene encoding MLO-like protein 11 isoform X4 codes for MKEELMLLGFISLLLTATSSTIANFCIPSKFYSSNFAPCSRTEIDEEPEENTYQGRKLLLLSAFPLSVRRMLNRLDHNTCKEGHEPFVSYEGLEQLHRFIFVMAVTHISYSCLTMLLAIVKIHSWRIWEEEAHMDRHDMLSDIMREQTLRRQTNFVRYHASNPLAKNSFLIRLTCFFRQFGHSVVRTDYLTLRKGFIMNHNLSMKYDFHSYMIRSMEEEFQRIVGVSGPLWGFVVAFMLFNVKGSNLYFWMAIIPITLVLLVGTKLQHVIATLSLESAGITGYFAGTKLKPRDDLFWFKKPELLLTLIHFILFQNAFELASFFWFWWQFGYNSCFIRNHLLVYIRLILGFAGQFLCSYSTLPLYALVTQMGTNYKAALIPQRIRETIHGWGKAARRKRRHGIFTDDSTIHTDTSTVLSLEEDDHLYLNVRDTAASTHTEVELQPVSTISNRTVPVANETSSRVGTPLLRPSASISSPKTTNLFVDSVPRSSSMPARRE; via the exons atgaaagaag AGTTGATGCTGCTTGGATTCATTTCACTCCTTCTAACAGCTACATCAAGCACAATAGCCAATTTTTGCATTCCATCAAAGTTCTATAGCAGTAATTTTGCTCCTTGCTCTAGGACTGAGATTGATGAAGAACCGGAAGAAAACACTTACCAGGGACGTAAATTACTGTTGCTTTCTGCTTTTCCTCTCTCAGTCCGGAGAATGCTGAATAGGTTGGATCATAATACCTGCAAAGAG GGACATGAGCCATTTGTATCATATGAAGGTCTTGAACAGTTGCATCGCTTCATCTTTGTCATGGCAGTCACACATATATCTTACAGTTGCTTAACAATGTTGCTGGCTATTGTGAAG ATTCATAGTTGGAGGATATGGGAAGAAGAGGCTCATATGGATCGCCATGATATGTTATCAG ACATCATGAGAGAGCAGACTTTGCGAAGGCAGACAAACTTTGTCAGATATCATGCATCAAATCCTTTGGCCAAGAATAGTTTTCTTATACGGTTG ACTTGTTTCTTCCGGCAATTTGGACATTCAGTGGTTCGCACGGATTACCTCACTCTTCGCAAGGGCTTTATCATG AATCACAATCTTTCCATGAAATATGATTTTCACAGCTACATGATTCGCTCTATGGAAGAAGAATTCCAAAGGATAGTTGGTGTGAG TGGTCCATTGTGGGGATTTGTTGTTGCTTTCATGCTATTTAATGTAAAAG GGTCTAATCTCTATTTCTGGATGGCCATCATTCCTATCACC CTTGTCCTTTTGGTGGGTACAAAACTACAGCATGTTATTGCAACTTTGTCATTGGAGAGTGCTGGCATAACTGGATACTTTGCCGGAACAAAGCTAAAGCCTCGAGATGACCTTTTTTGGTTCAAGAAGCCAGAACTGTTACTGACCTTGATCCATTTTATTCTGTTCCAG AACGCATTTGAGTTGGCTTCATTCTTTTGGTTCTGG TGGCAATTTGGTTACAATTCCTGCTTTATTAGGAATCACTTGCTGGTGTACATACGACTTATTTTGGG TTTTGCTGGACAATTTCTCTGCAGCTACAGCACCTTGCCTCTTTATGCGTTGGTTACTCAG ATGGGAACAAATTATAAGGCAGCACTAATCCCACAAAGGATAAGGGAGACAATCCATGGATGGGGAAAGGCAGCTAGAAGGAAGAGAAGACATGGAATTTTCACTGATGATTCTACTATACACACAGACACAAGTACAGTATTATCACTCGAGGAAGATGATCACCTATATCTTAATGTTCGTGATACTGCTGCTAGTACACATACTGAAGTTGAGTTACAGCCAGTTTCTACTATTTCAAAT